One genomic window of Solanum dulcamara chromosome 12, daSolDulc1.2, whole genome shotgun sequence includes the following:
- the LOC129876985 gene encoding DNA-3-methyladenine glycosylase isoform X2, whose amino-acid sequence MVLLKVNATINPMKKIHRQKKDSNHNISVQKIATKTKASSSKTTTVKLKNKHKSKDSKPNSESEENLPKPQINTTLIVFMDKFPILTRDFYQIDALDLAPRLLGKFLRRDDVVLQITEVEAYRPNDSACHGRFGKTARTAPVFGPGGHAYVYICYGLHMMLNVVADKEEAGAAVLIRSCAPISGLGTIQQRRGIKTEKPILLAGPGKVGQALGLSTEWSSHALYTADSRVLLCI is encoded by the exons ATGGTTCTCCTCAAAGTTAATGCTACTATTAATCCAATGAAGAAAATCCATCGTCAAAAAAAGGATTCAAATCACAATATTAGTGTTCAAAAAATTGCCACCAAAACCAAAGCTTCATCATCCAAAACAACAACAGTTAAACTAAAAAACAAGCACAAATCAAAAGATTCAAAACCCAACTCAGAATCTGAAGAAAACCTCCCCAAACCTCAAATTAACACTACCCTTATAGTTTTCATGGATAAATTTCCAATATTGACCCGAGATTTTTACCAAATTGATGCACTTGATCTTGCCCCACGTTTGCTTGGCAAGTTCCTTAGGAGAGATGATGTTGTTCTTCAGATAACTGAG GTGGAAGCTTATAGGCCAAATGATTCAGCTTGTCATGGTCGATTTGGGAAAACAGCTAGGACTGCCCCTGTG TTTGGTCCTGGTGGTCATGCATATGTCTACATCTGCTACGGTCTCCACATGATGCTCAATGTTGTAGCAGACAAGGAAGAAGCTGGAGCAGCTGTATTGATTCGTTCCTGCGCTCCCATCAGTG GCTTGGGTACTATTCAGCAGCGTCGGGGTATAAAAACTGAGAAGCCCATTCTTCTTGCAGGTCCTGGAAAG GTTGGTCAAGCATTAGGACTATCAACAGAATGGTCTAGCCACGCTCTATACACTGCGG ACTCCCGCGTACTCTTATGCATATGA
- the LOC129876985 gene encoding DNA-3-methyladenine glycosylase isoform X1 translates to MVLLKVNATINPMKKIHRQKKDSNHNISVQKIATKTKASSSKTTTVKLKNKHKSKDSKPNSESEENLPKPQINTTLIVFMDKFPILTRDFYQIDALDLAPRLLGKFLRRDDVVLQITEVEAYRPNDSACHGRFGKTARTAPVFGPGGHAYVYICYGLHMMLNVVADKEEAGAAVLIRSCAPISGLGTIQQRRGIKTEKPILLAGPGKVGQALGLSTEWSSHALYTAGGLELLDGPEPEHILVGPRVGIEYALPEHVNALWRFAIAGSSWISAPKKTLRPL, encoded by the exons ATGGTTCTCCTCAAAGTTAATGCTACTATTAATCCAATGAAGAAAATCCATCGTCAAAAAAAGGATTCAAATCACAATATTAGTGTTCAAAAAATTGCCACCAAAACCAAAGCTTCATCATCCAAAACAACAACAGTTAAACTAAAAAACAAGCACAAATCAAAAGATTCAAAACCCAACTCAGAATCTGAAGAAAACCTCCCCAAACCTCAAATTAACACTACCCTTATAGTTTTCATGGATAAATTTCCAATATTGACCCGAGATTTTTACCAAATTGATGCACTTGATCTTGCCCCACGTTTGCTTGGCAAGTTCCTTAGGAGAGATGATGTTGTTCTTCAGATAACTGAG GTGGAAGCTTATAGGCCAAATGATTCAGCTTGTCATGGTCGATTTGGGAAAACAGCTAGGACTGCCCCTGTG TTTGGTCCTGGTGGTCATGCATATGTCTACATCTGCTACGGTCTCCACATGATGCTCAATGTTGTAGCAGACAAGGAAGAAGCTGGAGCAGCTGTATTGATTCGTTCCTGCGCTCCCATCAGTG GCTTGGGTACTATTCAGCAGCGTCGGGGTATAAAAACTGAGAAGCCCATTCTTCTTGCAGGTCCTGGAAAG GTTGGTCAAGCATTAGGACTATCAACAGAATGGTCTAGCCACGCTCTATACACTGCGG GCGGCTTAGAACTCTTAGATGGGCCAGAACCAGAACATATACTTGTTGGTCCAAGAGTTGGTATTGAGTATGCTTTGCCAGAACATGTTAATGCATTGTGGAGATTTGCAATCGCCGGTTCTTCATGGATCAGTGCTCCTAAAAAGACTCTTAGACCTCTTTAG
- the LOC129876984 gene encoding E3 ubiquitin-protein ligase SINAT2-like, producing the protein MAPGGGASCKELVESWPNFTRFDTTTTHELEKSITCISEKFHKCSVHGVHELLECPICKRSMYPPFYQCPNGHTLCTNCKIGAHNCCPTCQVELGNIRCLALEKVAESLELPCRHQNLGCHKILPYYRKLKHERHCKFRPYHCPYAGSECSIKGDIPTLILHLKEDHKVDMHTGCTFNHRYVKSNAQEVENAIWMLTVFDCFGRQFVLHFEAFSLGMTPVYMAFLRFLGEENEAKMFNYSLEVGGSGRKLTWQGIPRSIRDSHRKVRGCQDGLIIPRSLAISFSGGNGEELTLKVIGRIWKEHSTS; encoded by the exons ATGGCTCCTGGAGGTGGTGCTAGTTGCAAAGAACTTGTTGAATCATGGCCAAATTTTACAAGATTTGACACAACAACGACACATGAGCTAGAGAAAAGTATTACATGTATTAGTGAAAAGTTTCACAAGTGTTCAGTCCATGGTGTCCATGAGTTGCTTGAGTGCCCAATTTGCAAAAGGTCCATGTATCCTCCTTTTTACCAG TGTCCAAATGGTCATACACTATGCACAAACTGCAAAATTGGAGCACATAATTGCTGTCCTACTTGCCAAGTTGAGCTTGGAAATATAAGGTGCTTAGCCTTAGAGAAAGTAGCAGAGTCACTGGAATTGCCCTGCAGACATCAAAATCTTGGCTGTCACAAAATATTACCTTACTATCGAAAGCTCAAACACGAAAGACATTGCAAATTTAGGCCTTACCATTGTCCTTACGCTGGATCAGAATGCTCGATAAAAGGGGACATTCCAACACTAATATTGCATCTCAAGGAGGATCACAAAGTTGATATGCATACAGGATGCACGTTCAATCATCGATATGTCAAATCGAATGCACAAGAAGTTGAGAATGCAATATGGATGCTCACA GTTTTTGACTGTTTTggaagacaattcgtcttgcaTTTTGAGGCGTTTTCACTAGGCATGACACCGGTTTACATGGCATTTCTACGTTTTCTGGGCGAGGAAAATGAGGCCAAAATGTTCAACTATAGTCTAGAAGTTGGTGGTTCTGGCCGTAAGTTGACATGGCAAGGTATTCCTAGGAGTATACGAGACAGCCATAGAAAAGTTCGCGGCTGTCAAGATGGACTTATTATTCCAAGAAGCTTAGCAATTTCCTTCTCTGGGGGGAACGGGGAAGAGCTTACGTTGAAGGTCATAGGTCGTATATGGAAGGAGCATTCGACTAGTTAG
- the LOC129876986 gene encoding 60S ribosomal protein L21-1-like, with protein MPAGHGLRSRTRDSFSRAFRKKGTIHLSTYLRIFKIGDYVDIKVNGAIHKGMPHKFYHGRTGRVWNVTKRAVGVEVNKQVRDRILRKRIHVRIEHVQASRCTEEVKERIKKNDQLKAEAKARGEVVSTKRQPAGPKPGFMVEGTTLETVTPIPYDVVNDLKGGY; from the exons ATGCCGGCCGGCCATGGATTGAGGTCTCGTACGAGAGATTCATTCTCTCGTGCATTCAGAAAGAAGGGTACAATCCACCTATCAACGTACCTGAGGATCTTCAAAATCGGTGATTATGTTGATATCAAAGTGAACGGTGCAATTCACAAGGGAATGCCACACAAGTTCTATCACGGCCGTACTGGACGTGTCTGGAACGTTACCAAACGCGCCGTCGGTGTTGAAGTTAACAAGCAG GTTCGTGATCGTATCCTAAGGAAGAGGATCCACGTTAGGATTGAACATGTTCAGGCTTCCCGATGCACTGAAGAAGTTAAAGAAAGGATCAAGAAGAACGACCAGCTAAAGGCTGAGGCCAAGGCCAGAGGAGAGGTTGTCAGCACAAAAAGACAACCCGCAGGACCCAAACCAGGATTCATGGTTGAAGGCACTACATTGGAGACGGTTACCCCCATACCATATGATGTGGTCAATGATTTGAAGGGAGGCTATTGa
- the LOC129876983 gene encoding probable protein kinase At2g41970, with product MSCCGGGEEDVYSGGPPSNQNTAPQKAGNPYAGVSDRAEPRGGTRNGTPQKVLPIEIPVLPLDELNKLTGNFGQKALIGEGSYGRVFFAKLSNGQQAAIKKLDTSSSPEPDSDFTAQLSMVSRLKHEHFVTLMGYCLEANNRILIYEFAAMGSLHDVLHGRKGVQGAEPGPVLTWNQRVKVAYGAAKGLEYLHEKIQPPIVHRDVRSSNVLLFDDFTAKIADFNLTNQTSDTAARLHSTRVLGTFGYHAPEYAMTGQITQKSDVYSFGVVLLELLTGRKPVDHTMPKGQQSLVTWATPRLSEDKVKQCVDPKLNNDYPAKAIAKMAAVAALCVQYEADFRPNMTIVVKALQPLLTAKPAGPESNT from the exons ATGTCGTGCTGTGGAGGTGGAGAAGAGGACGTTTACAGCGGTGGTCCGCCGTCTAACCAAAATACAGCCCCTCAGAAAGCCGGCAATCCCTACGCTGGCG TTAGTGATAGAGCAGAGCCAAGGGGTGGTACAAGAAATGGAACTCCTCAGAAAGTTTTACCAATCGAGATACCGGTTTTGCCCTTGGACGAGCTAAATAAATTGACCGGCAACTTTGGTCAGAAGGCTTTGATCGGAGAAGGATCATATGGACGCGTATTTTTTGCTAAATTAAGCAATGGACAGCAAGCAGCAATCAAAAAGTTGGATACTAGTTCTTCACCAGAACCAGATTCCGACTTTACAGCACAG TTATCGATGGTTTCAAGACTTAAGCATGAGCATTTTGTGACTCTTATGGGGTATTGTCTAGAAGCAAACAATAGAATCTTGATTTATGAGTTTGCAGCTATGGGATCTCTGCATGATGTATTACATG GTAGGAAAGGTGTCCAAGGTGCGGAGCCTGGTCCAGTTCTTACCTGGAATCAGAGAGTTAAAGTTGCTTATGGTGCAGCAAAAGGCCTCGAATACTTGCATGAAAAAATTCAGCCACCTATTGTTCATCGCGATGTCAGGTCCAGCAATGTACTTCTCTTTGATGATTTTACAGCAAAGATTGCTGATTTCAACTTGACAAACCAGACTTCAGACACAGCAGCTCGTCTGCATTCCACTAGAGTTTTGGGGACATTTGGTTACCACGCTCCAGA GTATGCAATGACAGGACAGATAACACAGAAAAGTGATGTCTATAGTTTTGGAGTCGTTCTTTTGGAACTCCTGACGGGAAGAAAGCCAGTAGATCATACAATGCCCAAAGGACAACAGAGTCTTGTCACTTGG GCAACTCCAAGATTGAGTGAAGACAAAGTGAAGCAATGTGTCGATCCAAAGCTAAATAATGACTATCCTGCAAAAGCAATTGCTAAG ATGGCAGCTGTTGCAGCACTTTGTGTTCAATATGAGGCAGATTTTCGGCCAAATATGACGATAGTGGTCAAGGCACTGCAACCACTTCTCACTGCAAAACCAGCAGGACCTGAGTCTAATACATAG
- the LOC129876650 gene encoding zinc finger protein 8-like encodes MDRTRDRETQDFMNVESFSQLPFMRPTKEKAAIRLFGKELSGTTGHEDQSNDNHDSIGENGEIISNNRKFECQYCCRNFPTSQALGGHQNAHKRERQHAKRAQYAKYDQYNAYFNSALYTTSSTTSGHHHVNNNGYSHYYSQQIIRDINENHRSLATLWRVPPAAHVHHSSNSYSAPSVSNFVRPVYNVNADLKKNTNNSSISVTRFGYELKEGVHQDHVSLDLHL; translated from the coding sequence ATGGATAGAACTAGAGATAGAGAAACTCAAGATTTCATGAACGTTGAGTCTTTTTCCCAACTACCCTTCATGAGGCCAACAAAAGAAAAGGCTGCAATTAGGCTTTTTGGCAAAGAATTATCAGGTACTACTGGTCATGAAGATCAATCAAACGACAATCATGATAGTATTGGAGAAAATGGAGAAATAATTAGCAATAACAGAAAATTTGAATGTCAGTATTGCTGCAGGAACTTCCCAACATCACAAGCCCTAGGTGGACATCAAAACGCTCACAAAAGAGAGCGTCAACATGCCAAGAGAGCTCAATATGCAAAATATGATCAGTACAACGCTTATTTTAATTCAGCGTTGTACACCACTAGTAGTACTACTAGTGGTCATCATCATGTGAATAATAACGGCTATAGCCATTATTATTCGCAACAAATTATTCGCGATATAAATGAAAATCATCGTTCATTGGCAACGTTATGGAGAGTACCTCCTGCAGCTCATGTTCATCATAGTAGTAACTCTTATTCAGCTCCTAGTGTTTCTAATTTTGTTAGGCCAGTGTATAATGTTAATGCAGATTTGAAGAAGAACACAAATAATAGCTCGATTTCTGTAACCAGATTTGGGTATGAATTGAAGGAAGGAGTTCATCAAGATCATGTGAGTTTAGATCTACACTTGTAA